One window of the Xenopus tropicalis strain Nigerian chromosome 10, UCB_Xtro_10.0, whole genome shotgun sequence genome contains the following:
- the mbtd1 gene encoding MBT domain-containing protein 1 isoform X3, translated as MEKTKDLADLSSLSERKRRDSFGMFDGYDSCSEDTSSSSSSDESEEEVAPLPSSLPIIKNNGQVYTYPDGKSGMATCEMCGMVGVRDAFYSKTKRFCSVSCSRSYSSNSKKASILARLQGKPPTKKAKVLQKKPLVAKLAAYAQYKATLKNQSVNKAPVTVEGFSWGNYITSNNTAAAPVTCFRHAPMGNCWGDIAEGVRVEVPNTDSNLPTKVFWISGIVKLAGFNALLRYEGFENDSSLDFWCNICGPDVHPVGWCATSGKPLVPPQTIQHKYTNWKAFLVKRLTGAKTLPPDFSQKVSESMQYPFKPSMRVEVVDKTHLCRTRVAVVDSVIGGRLRLVYEESEDKTDDFWCHMYSPLIHPIGWSRSIGHRFKRTDILKKQESNYDAPSHLFTKVKDIEQGSEWFKEGMKLEAIDPLNLSAICVATIRKVLADGYLMIGIDGSEAADGSDWFCYHASSPSIFPVGFCEINKIELTPPRGYTKLPFKWFDYLRETGSIAAPVKLFNKEVPNHGFRVGMKLEAVDLMEPRLVCVATVTRIIHRLLRIHFDGWEDEYDQWVDCESSDLYPVGWCQLTGYQLQPPAPQSNKDSQSNISKQKKKSKSQPYKGHKKSQEFARVTID; from the exons ATGGAAAAGACCAAGGATCTG GCTGATCTTTCTTCACTTTCTGAGAGAAAACGTCGGGACTCATTCGGAATGTTTGACGGATATGATAGCTGCAGTGAGGACACCAGCAGCAGTTCCAGCTCGGATGAGAGTGAAGAGGAAGTCGCCCCCTTGCCATCCAGTCTGCCCATTATCAAAAACAATGGGCAGGTTTACACATACCCAGATGGCAAATCAGGAATGG CAACGTGTGAAATGTGCGGAATGGTTGGAGTCAGAGATGCCTTTTATTCTAAAACAAAGCGGTTCTGCAGCGTCTCATGCTCGCGGAGTTATTCCTCAAACTCCAAGAAGGCGAGTATTCTGGCCAGACTTCAG GGTAAACCACCTACAAAGAAAGCTAAAGTCCTCCAGAAGAAGCCATTAGTTGCTAAGTTAGCAGCTTATGCTCAGTATAAAGCTACTTTGAAGAATCAGTCAGTAAACAAAGCAC CTGTCACTGTGGAGGGATTTAGCTGGGGAAACTATATCACTAGCAATAACACTGCTGCTGCTCCTGTGACTTGTTTTAGACAC GCACCCATGGGAAATTGCTGGGGGGATATTGCAGAGGGTGTAAGAGTTGAAGTCCCAAATACAGACAGCAATCTGCCTACCAAAGTGTTTTGGATCTCTGGCATTGTCAAGCTTGCAG GGTTTAATGCATTACTAAGGTATGAAGGCTTTGAGAACGATTCCAGTCTTGACTTTTGGTGTAACATTTGTGGACCTGACGTTCATCCAGTTGGCTGGTGCGCAACTAGTGGAAAACCATTGGTCCCACCACAAA CCATTCAACACAAATACACAAATTGGAAAGCTTTTTTAGTGAAACGATTGACTGGTGCAAAGACTCTCCCACCAGACTTCTCTCAAAAG GTATCTGAAAGTATGCAGTATCCTTTCAAGCCTTCCATGAGGGTAGAAGTAGTTGATAAAACACATCTTTGTCGAACACGGGTTGCAGTAGTAGATAGTGTAATTGGAGGTCGATTAAGATTGGTATATGAAGAAAGTGAAGACAAAACTGATGACTTCTGGTGCCACATGTACAGTCCCCTCATTCATCCCATTGGCTGGTCAAGAAGCATAGGGCACCGATTCAAAAGAACTG ATATCTTAAAAAAACAGGAATCAAACTATGATGCACCGTCTCACTTATTTACAAAG GTGAAAGACATTGAACAAGGCAGCGAGTGGTTCAAAGAAGGGATGAAACTGGAAGCAATTGATCCTTTAAACCTTTCAGCAATATGTGTAGCAACCATCAGAAAG GTGCTAGCAGACGGATACTTAATGATTGGTATCGATGGTTCAGAAGCAGCAGATGGTTCAGACTGGTTTTGCTACCATGCCTCATCTCCTTCAATATTTCCTGTTGGTTTCTGTGAAATTAACAAAATAGAACTAACTCCACCAAGAG GCTACACAAAACTACCTTTTAAATGGTTTGACTACCTCAGGGAAACTGGATCTATAGCAGCTCCTGTAAAACTCTTTAACAAg GAAGTTCCTAATCATGGGTTTCGTGTTGGTATGAAACTTGAGGCTGTAGACCTTATGGAACCTCGGCTTGTGTGTGTTGCTACAGTGACACGTATTATTCATCGCCTGCTGAGGATACATTTTGATGGCTGGGAAGATGAGTATGATCAGTGGGTAGACTGTGAATCTTCAGACCTCTATCCTGTTGGTTGGTGCCAACTAACTGGATACCAGTTACAGCCTCCAGCACCACAAT caaATAAAGACAGCCAGTCAAATATCTCGAAACAAAAGAAGAAATCGAAATCGCAGCCGTACAAAGGACACAAaaaaa